A genomic region of Candidatus Cloacimonadota bacterium contains the following coding sequences:
- a CDS encoding DNA alkylation repair protein, with amino-acid sequence MNKYLNPLIATFRQKADPANAEPMKKYMKNLFPYLGIKTPLRKELSKEFFKKNGYPEISELEGIIRELWDLPEREYQYFAIGLLRKFKDKVDKDFIQLYEFLIKEKSWWDSVDGIASWLVGEHFKRFPELRDKYIGKWMKSGNMWLQRTCLLFQLHYKEKTDVMLLGGIIMSLAGSDEFFIQKAIGWALREYSKTDADAVINFVENNERPKLSKREAYKWLKNQGYLA; translated from the coding sequence ATGAATAAATATTTAAATCCCCTGATCGCTACCTTCCGCCAAAAAGCCGATCCAGCTAATGCGGAACCAATGAAAAAATACATGAAAAATCTGTTTCCGTATTTAGGAATAAAAACACCCTTGAGAAAAGAACTTTCGAAAGAATTTTTCAAAAAAAACGGCTATCCCGAAATATCTGAATTGGAGGGAATTATTCGGGAGCTTTGGGATTTGCCGGAAAGAGAATATCAATATTTTGCGATTGGACTTTTGCGAAAATTCAAAGACAAAGTGGATAAGGATTTCATCCAGCTTTACGAATTCTTAATCAAAGAAAAATCATGGTGGGACAGTGTGGATGGCATTGCCAGTTGGCTGGTTGGAGAGCATTTTAAAAGGTTCCCGGAATTACGAGACAAGTACATTGGAAAGTGGATGAAAAGCGGAAATATGTGGCTGCAGAGAACCTGCCTTTTATTCCAGCTTCATTACAAAGAAAAAACCGATGTTATGCTGCTGGGTGGAATAATTATGAGCCTGGCAGGAAGTGATGAATTTTTCATTCAAAAAGCGATCGGCTGGGCTTTGCGGGAATATTCTAAAACCGATGCAGATGCTGTTATCAATTTTGTGGAAAATAATGAACGGCCAAAACTGAGCAAACGGGAAGCATATAAATGGCTTAAGAATCAAGGATACCTTGCGTAG
- a CDS encoding ATP-binding protein, with amino-acid sequence MILHKIGGVMIIRESAAILKRLATYFPVVSVTGPRQSGKSTLVRAAYKNYPYVSLEDPRNRKLATDDPYRFFQQYDNGVIIDEVQRVPDLFSYIQVIVDKKKMMGQFILTGSNQYEYMHNITQSLAGRMATIKLLPFSYKELYKQNSIKLEEVLFNGMYPAIFDRKIPPSEYYPSYVTSYVERDVRQIKNIASLTKFQNFLNLCAGRTGRILNKESLANECGISQPTVEEWLTILEASFILYRFRPYFKNMKKRIIRSPKLYFFDTGLVCYLLGIHSEKQLETHPLRGEIFETFVMSEFTKYHFHRAQRNNYYFFRDSNLNEIDLIIETGFGAVPVEIKSGQSLNDSFFKGLNFFRKLSDKHKCGGLIYAGNQEITFKNTIIKNYTHIYDMYEELIERENWKIEEGKE; translated from the coding sequence TTGATATTGCATAAAATAGGGGGGGTAATGATTATAAGAGAATCTGCAGCCATACTTAAAAGATTAGCAACCTATTTTCCTGTTGTTAGTGTGACGGGACCAAGACAATCAGGGAAATCAACGCTTGTTCGTGCAGCATATAAAAATTACCCTTATGTTAGTTTGGAAGATCCTAGGAATAGAAAATTAGCAACAGATGATCCGTACAGGTTTTTTCAGCAATATGATAATGGAGTAATAATTGATGAAGTGCAACGTGTTCCGGATCTTTTTTCCTACATTCAAGTAATTGTTGATAAAAAAAAAATGATGGGCCAGTTTATTTTGACTGGTAGTAATCAATATGAATATATGCACAATATTACACAATCTTTGGCAGGAAGAATGGCAACCATAAAACTACTTCCATTTTCTTATAAAGAGCTCTATAAACAGAATTCAATAAAACTTGAAGAAGTTCTATTCAATGGTATGTATCCGGCAATATTTGATAGGAAAATTCCACCTTCAGAGTACTATCCGTCATATGTTACTTCATATGTCGAAAGAGATGTGAGACAAATAAAAAACATTGCAAGTTTAACTAAGTTTCAAAATTTCTTAAATTTATGTGCTGGAAGAACAGGGAGAATATTGAATAAAGAATCTTTGGCAAATGAATGTGGAATTTCTCAACCAACAGTCGAAGAATGGCTAACAATTCTTGAAGCCAGTTTTATTCTTTATAGGTTTAGACCTTATTTCAAAAATATGAAAAAAAGGATTATTCGTTCACCTAAACTATATTTTTTTGATACAGGATTAGTATGTTATTTGCTTGGAATTCATTCTGAAAAACAATTGGAAACCCATCCGCTGAGAGGGGAGATCTTTGAAACTTTTGTAATGTCAGAATTTACAAAATATCATTTTCATCGTGCTCAAAGGAATAATTACTATTTTTTCAGAGATAGCAATTTGAACGAAATTGATCTGATCATCGAAACTGGCTTTGGTGCCGTTCCAGTGGAAATCAAATCCGGCCAATCGTTAAATGATTCCTTTTTTAAAGGATTGAATTTCTTTCGCAAACTTTCGGACAAACATAAATGTGGTGGATTAATCTATGCTGGTAATCAGGAGATCACCTTCAAAAACACAATTATCAAAAACTATACTCATATTTATGATATGTATGAAGAATTGATCGAGAGAGAAAATTGGAAAATCGAAGAAGGAAAGGAATAG